In Dehalococcoidia bacterium, one genomic interval encodes:
- a CDS encoding DM13 domain-containing protein, which translates to MFEFLGEFEEIAGDLYPYRWPISIAAVAFAAAVVALALRMRWHRALWEHRVLTAAVAVPLFVAAALFGTYTLPPLWERSRLDEASPLASAPTVAAATAGATPAAAATPPGDGGSMPAGGSATFMARVTHHGMFQGADDFHFGRGDAILIETSPQTFTLRFENFSVRNGPDLFVYLSNDPDDVSDAVNLGDLKATDGNFNYEIPADVDPASYRYAIVWCRDFAVLFASAALEMA; encoded by the coding sequence ATGTTTGAGTTCCTCGGCGAGTTCGAAGAGATCGCCGGCGACCTGTACCCCTATCGATGGCCGATCTCGATCGCCGCGGTCGCGTTCGCGGCAGCGGTCGTCGCGCTCGCACTGCGCATGCGATGGCATCGCGCGCTGTGGGAGCATCGCGTGTTGACGGCGGCAGTCGCGGTGCCGCTCTTCGTAGCGGCGGCGCTGTTCGGCACGTACACGCTGCCGCCGCTCTGGGAACGCTCGCGCCTCGACGAGGCGAGCCCGCTCGCGAGCGCGCCGACGGTCGCCGCCGCCACCGCGGGCGCCACGCCGGCCGCGGCGGCCACACCACCCGGCGACGGCGGTTCGATGCCCGCCGGCGGGAGTGCCACGTTCATGGCGCGCGTCACGCACCATGGCATGTTCCAGGGCGCCGACGACTTTCACTTCGGCCGCGGCGATGCGATCCTCATCGAGACGTCGCCGCAGACGTTCACGCTGCGCTTCGAGAACTTCTCCGTGCGCAACGGCCCCGATCTGTTCGTCTATCTCTCCAACGACCCTGACGACGTCTCGGACGCCGTGAACCTCGGCGACTTGAAGGCGACGGACGGCAACTTCAACTACGAGATCCCGGCGGACGTCGATCCGGCGTCGTATCGCTACGCGATCGTCTGGTGCAGGGACTTCGCCGTGCTGTTCGCGTCGGCGGCGCTGGAGATGGCGTAG
- the ispD gene encoding 2-C-methyl-D-erythritol 4-phosphate cytidylyltransferase: MAIDGPAYGIVVAAGRSERMNGVDKVFTELVGRPLVAWALAAFKNTAAIEGVVIVAAPENISRMRDLVVEWRFTNVINVVPGGERRQDSVRAGIEAANGATIVAIHDAARPLVSSDLISEGVALAREAGATICAVPARDTVKEVDGDPPVVRETRDRARVWLAQTPQVFDRTLLLRAHLEATSDATDDASLVEAAGHEVRVYEGDARNIKITTRDDLLIAETLLRRRFEEDGI, from the coding sequence ATGGCGATCGATGGCCCCGCATACGGCATCGTCGTCGCCGCCGGGCGCAGCGAGCGCATGAACGGCGTCGACAAGGTCTTCACCGAGTTGGTGGGGCGTCCGCTCGTCGCGTGGGCGCTGGCCGCATTCAAGAACACCGCGGCGATTGAAGGCGTCGTCATCGTCGCGGCGCCCGAAAACATCAGCCGCATGCGCGACCTCGTCGTAGAGTGGCGATTCACGAACGTCATCAACGTCGTGCCGGGCGGAGAGCGCCGGCAGGACTCGGTCCGCGCCGGCATCGAAGCGGCGAACGGCGCGACGATCGTCGCGATCCACGATGCGGCGCGGCCGCTCGTCAGTTCGGACCTGATCTCCGAAGGCGTGGCGCTCGCGCGCGAAGCCGGCGCGACGATCTGCGCCGTGCCGGCGCGCGACACCGTGAAGGAAGTCGACGGCGATCCGCCCGTCGTGCGCGAGACGCGTGACCGCGCGCGCGTGTGGCTGGCACAGACGCCGCAGGTCTTCGACCGAACGCTGCTGTTGCGCGCGCACCTGGAAGCAACGTCTGATGCCACGGACGACGCTTCGTTGGTCGAAGCGGCAGGGCATGAGGTGCGTGTCTACGAGGGCGACGCTCGCAACATCAAGATCACCACGCGCGACGACCTGCTGATCGCGGAAACGCTGCTGCGGCGGCGGTTCGAGGAAGACGGCATCTAA
- a CDS encoding M28 family metallopeptidase: MVPAKGALVIDPSRLRRLAHAPMARLLILVLVACVLTTLGAACRSGDDDEPTPMASASATAAAATPAASATPDPLLDPEASGERALEHVRALSVDIGPRVAGTEGERLGVEYIRAELARYGYDVTVEEFAFDASAFLPARVDAQGQAHPGFAFNGSAEGVATGALVFAGIGRPEEFPAGGLNGGIALIERGELTFQQKVENAVAAGAAGAIIYNNEEGSLLAEANTSVQVIGLRPEAGEALRALAAGGAVEATITVSPRRGTAYNVVAKPPGAGACETVSGGHHDSVAVTGGADDNASGTAAVLELARVVAANDRLDANCFVLFGAEEFGLFGSKEYVRQLDDEARDALRAMLNLDVVGLDSDLVLIGSDDVIDTARIAGEEIGIEARRGEVPNGAGSDHASFIEAGIPAVFFYRNDTLIHTPQDSVERIRPESLEETIRIAYATLVALTT; this comes from the coding sequence GTGGTTCCGGCGAAGGGGGCGCTCGTAATCGACCCATCGCGTCTCCGCCGGCTCGCCCACGCGCCGATGGCCCGCCTCTTGATCCTCGTGCTGGTCGCGTGTGTCCTGACCACCTTGGGCGCCGCCTGCCGCTCGGGCGATGACGACGAACCCACGCCGATGGCGTCTGCATCGGCGACGGCCGCTGCCGCGACGCCTGCGGCGTCCGCCACGCCCGACCCGCTCTTGGACCCCGAGGCCTCCGGCGAGCGTGCGCTGGAACACGTGCGCGCGCTCAGCGTCGATATCGGCCCGCGCGTCGCCGGCACCGAGGGCGAACGACTCGGCGTCGAGTACATCCGTGCCGAACTTGCCCGTTACGGCTACGACGTCACGGTCGAGGAGTTCGCGTTCGATGCCAGCGCCTTCCTCCCGGCGCGCGTCGATGCGCAGGGCCAAGCGCATCCGGGGTTCGCCTTCAACGGATCTGCCGAGGGCGTCGCGACGGGCGCGCTGGTGTTTGCCGGCATCGGCCGTCCTGAGGAGTTCCCGGCCGGCGGGCTCAACGGCGGCATCGCGCTGATCGAGCGTGGTGAACTGACGTTCCAGCAGAAGGTCGAGAACGCTGTCGCTGCCGGCGCGGCGGGGGCGATCATCTACAACAACGAGGAGGGCAGCCTGCTCGCCGAAGCAAATACCAGCGTGCAAGTCATCGGCCTGCGGCCCGAAGCAGGCGAAGCGTTGCGTGCGCTGGCCGCCGGCGGTGCGGTGGAAGCGACGATCACCGTGAGCCCGCGGCGTGGCACCGCATACAACGTAGTCGCGAAGCCTCCCGGCGCCGGTGCCTGCGAGACGGTCAGCGGCGGCCACCACGACAGCGTCGCTGTGACGGGCGGCGCCGATGACAACGCCTCGGGCACGGCCGCGGTGCTGGAACTTGCGCGCGTCGTCGCTGCGAACGACAGGCTGGACGCCAACTGCTTCGTCCTGTTCGGCGCCGAAGAGTTCGGATTATTCGGAAGCAAGGAATACGTCCGGCAGTTAGACGACGAAGCACGAGACGCGCTGCGGGCCATGCTTAACCTCGACGTCGTCGGTCTCGATAGCGACCTCGTGTTGATTGGCAGCGACGACGTGATCGACACGGCGCGAATCGCCGGAGAAGAGATCGGCATCGAGGCGCGCCGTGGTGAAGTGCCGAACGGCGCCGGCAGCGATCACGCCAGCTTCATCGAGGCGGGGATCCCGGCGGTGTTCTTCTACCGCAACGACACGTTGATCCATACGCCGCAGGACAGCGTCGAGCGCATACGGCCCGAATCGCTGGAAGAGACGATCCGCATCGCCTACGCGACGTTGGTGGCGCTGACGACCTGA
- a CDS encoding PAS domain S-box protein — MVLERLKRPKGRENGANAAPYASPDFLEALGVAVYTTDANGIITSFNDAAFQLWGRKPELGKDQWCGSWKIYRTDGTPLPHDQCPMGVCLKEDRIVRGEEAIAERPDGTRVWFVPYPTPLHDAEGNLIGAVNVLVDVTERRRAEEVASYFNAIVASSDDAIVSKDLNGTITSWNDGAERLFGFKADEVIGHSIYVIIPADRRDEEHSVLTRVRRGERVEHFETLRRTKDGTHVPISLTVSPVRDRDGRIIGASKVARDISERKRWEAAVAEALAIKDEFISLVSHELRTPLTTILGNAAILRRRIADLPEDVVRSSLSDIHGDAERLARVIDDMLALARLDRGHPPELEPTVLTPIIAQAATHHRERYPERNVHVDAEEHLPLAEASADFVDQILENLLTNAEKYGDPDAPIDISIASGSGEVIVSVTDRGTGITPEDVKRLFEPFYRSSTGHRSGGLGLGLTVCKRLVEAQRGRIWCESRVGGGTTFAFSVPVIASEFGASRP; from the coding sequence GTGGTACTCGAACGCCTGAAACGACCGAAGGGCCGCGAGAACGGCGCCAACGCCGCGCCTTACGCGTCGCCGGATTTCCTTGAAGCGCTGGGTGTCGCCGTCTACACGACGGACGCAAACGGGATTATCACGTCGTTCAATGACGCCGCCTTCCAGCTCTGGGGCCGCAAACCGGAACTCGGGAAGGACCAGTGGTGCGGCTCATGGAAAATCTACCGGACTGACGGCACGCCCTTACCGCATGACCAGTGTCCCATGGGCGTGTGTCTCAAGGAGGACCGCATCGTGCGCGGCGAGGAAGCCATCGCCGAGCGGCCCGACGGAACGCGCGTCTGGTTTGTCCCGTATCCGACACCGCTGCATGATGCCGAAGGCAACCTCATCGGCGCGGTGAACGTGCTTGTTGACGTCACTGAGAGGAGACGGGCGGAGGAAGTCGCGTCGTATTTCAACGCGATCGTCGCGTCATCCGATGATGCCATTGTCAGCAAGGACTTGAACGGAACGATAACGTCCTGGAACGATGGAGCCGAGCGGCTCTTCGGGTTCAAGGCTGATGAAGTGATTGGCCATTCCATCTACGTCATCATTCCCGCCGACCGCCGGGATGAGGAACATAGCGTGCTCACCCGCGTGCGGCGTGGCGAGCGCGTGGAACACTTCGAGACGTTGAGGCGCACGAAAGATGGCACTCACGTTCCGATCTCTCTTACCGTCTCACCAGTACGCGATCGCGATGGCAGGATTATCGGCGCATCGAAGGTGGCTCGCGATATCTCCGAGCGTAAGCGATGGGAAGCCGCCGTTGCCGAAGCGCTCGCCATCAAGGACGAGTTCATCAGCCTGGTGTCGCACGAATTGCGCACGCCGCTGACGACCATCCTCGGCAATGCCGCGATCCTTCGCCGAAGGATCGCTGATCTGCCGGAAGATGTCGTGCGCTCCTCGCTCTCCGACATTCACGGCGACGCCGAGCGGCTGGCGCGCGTCATCGACGACATGCTCGCGCTTGCGCGGCTCGATCGCGGCCACCCGCCGGAACTCGAGCCGACTGTACTCACGCCGATCATCGCGCAGGCGGCGACGCACCACCGCGAACGGTATCCGGAGCGCAACGTCCACGTGGACGCCGAAGAGCATCTGCCGCTGGCCGAAGCGAGCGCGGACTTCGTCGACCAGATCCTCGAGAACCTGTTGACGAACGCGGAAAAGTACGGCGATCCGGACGCACCCATCGACATTTCGATTGCGTCGGGCAGTGGCGAGGTCATTGTGTCGGTGACGGATCGGGGCACGGGGATCACCCCAGAGGATGTGAAACGCCTCTTCGAGCCCTTCTATCGCAGCAGTACCGGTCACCGCTCAGGCGGCCTCGGGCTCGGTCTTACGGTATGCAAGCGCCTCGTCGAGGCGCAGCGCGGCCGTATCTGGTGCGAATCACGCGTCGGCGGCGGCACGACGTTCGCGTTCAGCGTGCCGGTCATTGCGAGCGAGTTCGGCGCAAGCCGCCCCTGA
- a CDS encoding LysM peptidoglycan-binding domain-containing protein yields MRLRRRAWSVALGALAIASIAGAACGGEGSDAGEPPDLSKVATATLPAELPEPILIGLGNVSTTGGPTYTVQSGDTLAGIAARFNLSLDDLRAANPVLDPAQLSVGDVVRLPEGTEPAAPTETPAASEEQTPTEAPPPVEEPTSTPEPPAPTPTPSSIGQTYVVQSGDIPETIAAQFGITTAQLLAANPGVNPNSLQVGQVLIIPPAAAPEGG; encoded by the coding sequence TTGAGGCTTCGACGCCGGGCATGGTCCGTCGCGCTTGGCGCGCTGGCAATCGCAAGCATCGCGGGCGCGGCATGCGGCGGCGAAGGCTCCGACGCCGGCGAGCCGCCGGACCTCAGCAAGGTCGCGACGGCGACGCTGCCGGCGGAATTGCCGGAACCGATCCTCATCGGCCTGGGCAACGTGTCCACCACGGGCGGCCCGACGTACACGGTGCAGTCGGGCGACACGCTTGCCGGCATCGCCGCTCGCTTCAACCTGAGCCTCGACGACCTGCGCGCCGCAAATCCGGTGCTCGACCCCGCGCAACTTTCCGTCGGCGACGTCGTGCGGTTGCCGGAGGGTACGGAGCCCGCTGCGCCCACCGAGACGCCCGCAGCAAGCGAGGAACAGACGCCGACCGAGGCGCCGCCGCCGGTTGAAGAACCGACGAGCACGCCCGAGCCGCCGGCGCCGACGCCGACGCCATCGTCGATCGGACAGACGTACGTCGTGCAGTCAGGCGACATCCCGGAGACGATCGCCGCGCAGTTCGGCATCACCACGGCGCAGTTGCTCGCCGCGAATCCCGGCGTCAATCCAAACAGCCTGCAGGTGGGCCAGGTGCTGATCATCCCGCCCGCGGCGGCGCCGGAGGGCGGCTAG
- a CDS encoding ATP-binding protein, with protein MIEPETPARSDAGDLLASRQHALAESRLMLLVEAAGQLIESLELKDVLPRILRLSTQLINADAYALWNFDARANAWEVLSSQGLSAAYLANATIAVTPETPRLTGPMVIPDVDVEELLEGRRDGYGPEGIRSLMVMPLRMAGENHGTLTFYYRSPHVTSDGDVRVAEALASLASAAITSSRLHEETRRANEELADANRRLAMLSEASSVLSATLDASQVNGDAGEHAPTLAALARLLVPAFADICVIDVFEGRDQVRRLEAATVKGVDARALSRIHLRDWLTAPGSDQTVSEAVAEGQTFVVEDVTKGWLQACTPNREQLDAARGIAARSIIMAPMRVRGQTIGTLTAVADRTYRLKDVQLIEEVTRRAAIALDGVRLFASARRVADELRDANAAKDEFLGLVSHELKTPITTILGNAEVLDRRFDAIADADRIEALADIRAEAERLHRIIDNLLVLARLEQGSSIEREPMLVRRIVQQIVTSHGRSFPGRVIDVRWDLDPAPVLGSPPYLEQTLRNLISNAEKYSPQDRQIRIEASRADNELIVRVLDEGPGVREDELDVIFTPFYRSSTTASLAQGVGIGLAVCRRLIEAQGGRIWAARRSAEGGSEFGFALPIIEDE; from the coding sequence ATGATCGAACCTGAAACACCAGCGAGATCGGATGCCGGCGACCTGCTGGCGTCGCGGCAACACGCCCTGGCCGAAAGCCGCCTGATGCTGCTCGTCGAGGCGGCGGGCCAGCTCATCGAATCACTGGAGCTGAAGGATGTGCTGCCGCGCATCCTTCGCCTGTCGACGCAGCTCATCAACGCCGACGCGTACGCGCTATGGAACTTCGATGCCCGCGCGAACGCCTGGGAAGTGCTGTCGTCGCAGGGGCTTTCTGCCGCGTACCTCGCGAACGCCACGATCGCGGTGACGCCCGAGACGCCGCGGCTCACCGGGCCGATGGTGATCCCCGACGTCGACGTGGAAGAACTGCTTGAAGGCCGGCGGGACGGCTACGGCCCCGAGGGCATCCGCTCGCTGATGGTCATGCCCTTGCGCATGGCAGGCGAGAACCACGGCACGCTCACCTTCTACTATCGAAGCCCGCACGTCACGAGTGATGGCGACGTGCGCGTCGCGGAGGCGCTCGCGAGCCTCGCGTCCGCAGCGATTACATCGTCGCGGCTGCACGAAGAGACCCGGCGCGCGAACGAAGAACTGGCGGATGCGAACCGCCGCCTCGCCATGCTCTCCGAGGCCTCCTCGGTGCTCAGCGCCACGCTCGACGCATCGCAGGTGAATGGCGATGCCGGCGAACACGCGCCGACGCTGGCAGCGCTCGCGCGCTTACTCGTACCGGCGTTCGCGGACATCTGCGTGATAGACGTGTTTGAAGGCCGAGACCAGGTCCGGCGCCTGGAAGCGGCAACGGTGAAAGGCGTCGACGCGCGCGCGTTATCGCGGATCCATCTTCGCGACTGGCTGACGGCGCCGGGATCGGATCAGACCGTCAGCGAAGCCGTCGCCGAGGGTCAGACCTTCGTCGTCGAGGACGTCACGAAGGGGTGGCTGCAGGCATGCACGCCCAATCGCGAACAACTCGACGCGGCGCGTGGCATCGCCGCCCGTTCCATCATCATGGCGCCGATGCGCGTGCGCGGCCAGACGATCGGCACGTTGACGGCGGTTGCGGACCGCACGTACCGCTTGAAGGACGTCCAGCTCATCGAGGAAGTGACGCGTCGCGCCGCGATCGCGCTCGATGGCGTGCGCCTGTTCGCCTCCGCGCGCCGCGTCGCGGACGAGCTACGCGACGCCAACGCGGCGAAGGACGAGTTCCTGGGTCTTGTCTCGCACGAATTGAAGACGCCGATCACGACCATTCTCGGGAACGCGGAAGTGCTCGATCGCCGGTTTGATGCGATCGCCGATGCAGACCGGATCGAAGCGCTGGCAGATATCCGCGCCGAAGCGGAACGCCTGCACCGCATCATCGATAACCTGCTGGTGCTCGCGCGGCTGGAACAGGGAAGCTCGATCGAACGCGAGCCGATGCTCGTGCGCAGGATCGTCCAGCAGATCGTGACGTCACACGGCAGGTCATTTCCGGGCCGCGTGATCGACGTCCGATGGGACCTCGACCCGGCGCCGGTCCTGGGTTCGCCGCCGTACCTGGAGCAGACGCTGCGCAATCTGATCAGCAACGCCGAGAAGTACAGTCCGCAGGATAGACAGATCCGTATTGAGGCGAGCCGCGCCGACAACGAGTTGATCGTCCGCGTGCTCGACGAGGGGCCGGGCGTGCGTGAGGACGAATTGGACGTCATCTTCACACCGTTCTACCGGTCGAGTACGACGGCGAGCCTGGCGCAGGGCGTCGGCATCGGCCTGGCCGTCTGTCGCAGGCTGATTGAAGCGCAGGGCGGACGCATCTGGGCTGCACGGCGGAGCGCCGAAGGCGGCAGCGAGTTCGGCTTCGCGCTTCCGATCATCGAAGACGAATAG
- a CDS encoding alpha/beta hydrolase has translation MPHLAVNGVNIYYETHGESGEPLVLIHGYTGDITDWRHQLPVFSKTHRVLVMDHRGHGKSDAPADRACYTIDALADDVEAVVAHAGFERFHLLGHSMGGAVVQEIALRSPQRLISLTLHDTSYRFAATRSEAVKNWIAARNLIAARQGMAAVASLPGITKPPPHMSAERKAEEKERLARMSVDGFLGCGSALATWEGVKERAHQVAAPTLVIYGALDIALVEASKRLAATIPNATLVEVPEAGHSPQYERPELFNAALRAHLERHALAPAK, from the coding sequence ATGCCGCATCTTGCCGTGAACGGTGTCAACATCTACTACGAAACGCACGGCGAGAGCGGCGAGCCGCTCGTGCTTATCCACGGCTATACCGGCGACATCACGGACTGGCGTCACCAGCTCCCGGTGTTCTCGAAGACGCACCGCGTGCTCGTGATGGACCATCGCGGCCACGGCAAGTCCGACGCACCGGCGGACCGCGCGTGTTACACAATCGACGCCCTCGCGGACGACGTCGAGGCTGTGGTTGCGCACGCGGGCTTCGAGCGGTTCCATCTGCTCGGCCACTCGATGGGCGGCGCCGTGGTGCAGGAGATTGCGCTGCGCAGTCCGCAGAGGCTGATCTCGCTGACGCTGCACGACACGAGTTATCGCTTCGCCGCCACGCGCAGCGAAGCGGTGAAGAACTGGATCGCCGCGCGCAACCTGATCGCCGCACGGCAGGGCATGGCGGCGGTCGCCAGCCTGCCGGGCATCACGAAGCCGCCGCCGCACATGTCCGCCGAACGCAAGGCCGAAGAGAAGGAGCGCCTCGCGCGGATGTCCGTCGATGGCTTCCTGGGGTGCGGGTCTGCGCTTGCCACGTGGGAAGGCGTAAAGGAGCGCGCGCATCAGGTGGCGGCGCCGACGCTCGTCATCTACGGCGCGCTCGATATAGCGCTGGTCGAGGCGTCGAAGCGGCTCGCGGCGACCATTCCGAACGCGACGCTGGTCGAGGTCCCGGAAGCGGGGCATTCGCCGCAGTACGAGCGCCCGGAGTTGTTCAACGCCGCGCTGCGGGCGCATCTCGAGCGTCATGCGCTCGCGCCGGCGAAGTAG
- a CDS encoding DUF192 domain-containing protein yields the protein MPTTLTTFSVRNADRGTILATNGQRASSYWARFWGLMFKKRVPEGGGILLTRSNSIHSCFMRFRFDAIFLDKDDRVVKIVPSMRQWWLAFGGRGAKDTLELPAGVAERTNTQKGDLLVFEEVNAPSS from the coding sequence ATGCCGACAACGCTGACAACCTTCTCGGTGCGTAACGCCGATCGCGGCACCATCCTCGCCACCAACGGTCAGCGTGCGTCTTCGTACTGGGCGCGCTTCTGGGGACTGATGTTCAAGAAGCGTGTGCCTGAAGGCGGCGGCATCCTGCTCACCAGGAGCAACTCCATCCACTCGTGCTTCATGCGCTTTCGCTTCGACGCGATCTTCCTCGATAAAGACGATCGCGTCGTCAAGATCGTCCCGTCGATGCGGCAGTGGTGGCTCGCGTTCGGCGGGCGCGGCGCAAAGGACACGCTCGAGCTTCCGGCAGGCGTCGCCGAACGCACGAACACACAGAAGGGCGACCTGCTGGTGTTCGAAGAAGTGAACGCGCCTTCGTCGTAA
- a CDS encoding TIGR03619 family F420-dependent LLM class oxidoreductase translates to MEVGLHVPQVGPNANIANITAFAKSADDAGFDGLWVFDHVVLQKEQQSKYPYSADGNMGFPPTMNFLEPLTLLTYLAGFTKCARLGTSVLVLPMRQPVLHAKIMATIDFLSGGRFVLGAGVGWWEQEYEVLSVPFERRGKRMDECLQLVRSLWTDEWVNFDGEYYEAKDWTCNPKPVQAGGIPIWLGGESRGQLQRVGRYADGWLATAKSLPTLQDDFAIAREAAERAGRDLSKLSISIEGAGMLDADHQEQTAEQLGRLKEMGIRHAILGVHPRLMAEAVPLIESFAAKHLQTLQA, encoded by the coding sequence ATGGAAGTCGGATTACACGTGCCGCAGGTCGGCCCGAATGCGAACATCGCGAACATCACCGCATTCGCGAAAAGCGCCGACGACGCGGGCTTCGATGGCCTGTGGGTGTTCGACCACGTCGTGCTCCAAAAGGAGCAGCAGTCGAAGTACCCCTACTCCGCCGACGGCAACATGGGCTTTCCGCCGACGATGAACTTCCTCGAGCCGCTGACGCTGCTCACGTACCTCGCCGGCTTCACAAAGTGTGCCCGGCTCGGCACGTCGGTGCTCGTGCTGCCGATGCGGCAGCCGGTGCTGCACGCGAAGATCATGGCCACGATCGACTTCCTCTCCGGCGGGCGCTTCGTGCTGGGCGCGGGCGTCGGCTGGTGGGAGCAGGAGTACGAAGTGCTCTCCGTGCCGTTCGAGCGGCGCGGCAAGCGCATGGACGAGTGCCTGCAGCTCGTGCGCTCGCTCTGGACCGACGAATGGGTCAACTTCGACGGCGAGTACTACGAGGCCAAGGACTGGACCTGCAACCCCAAGCCCGTGCAGGCAGGCGGCATCCCCATCTGGCTCGGCGGCGAGAGCCGCGGCCAGCTCCAGCGCGTCGGCAGGTACGCCGACGGATGGCTGGCGACGGCGAAGTCGCTGCCCACCCTGCAGGACGACTTCGCGATCGCCCGCGAGGCGGCGGAGCGGGCCGGACGCGATCTCTCGAAGCTATCCATCTCGATCGAGGGCGCGGGAATGCTGGACGCGGACCACCAGGAGCAGACGGCTGAGCAGCTTGGCCGGCTGAAGGAGATGGGCATCCGCCACGCGATCCTGGGCGTGCATCCGCGGCTCATGGCCGAGGCGGTGCCGCTCATCGAGTCGTTCGCCGCGAAGCACCTCCAGACGCTGCAGGCGTAG
- a CDS encoding Glu/Leu/Phe/Val dehydrogenase dimerization domain-containing protein, with translation MPRTPVRSSAPFLAAVPTARASSPWQDAQQQFLRAAAHLALEDDVVKLLRAPFREMHVEVPVRMDDGGLEVFSGFRVQHNGARGPYKGGIRFHPDVHLDEVRALAALMTWKCALVDVPFGGAKGGVQCDPSRMTEGELNRLSRRYMQNISHILGVSRDIPAPDMGTNARTMAWMMDAYGSAHGYAPAIVTGKPVELGGSYGRESATGRGVMLVTRAFCADAGMDPRDVTVVVQGFGNVGSWTALLAHAWGFRVTGVGDLRGAIADARGIDVPALVAHLDAGSPITSFPGAEPIEDASALLALPCDVLIPAATGEVIDAANAGDVRARLIVEAANHPITLDGDAVLAERGITVIPDILANAGGVIVSYFEWTQNIQQFRWTETRVNEELEQRIVAAYGQVRDAASNGTSWRDAAFAIAVERVARAIRLRAFV, from the coding sequence ATGCCTCGAACCCCTGTCCGCAGCAGCGCGCCATTCCTCGCCGCCGTCCCGACGGCGCGGGCGTCATCGCCGTGGCAGGATGCGCAACAGCAATTCCTGCGCGCCGCCGCCCACCTGGCCCTGGAAGACGACGTCGTCAAGCTGCTGCGCGCGCCGTTTCGCGAGATGCACGTCGAGGTGCCGGTGCGGATGGACGACGGCGGCCTCGAAGTGTTTTCCGGCTTCCGTGTCCAGCACAACGGCGCTCGCGGGCCGTATAAGGGCGGCATCCGCTTCCACCCCGACGTCCACCTGGACGAGGTGCGGGCGCTGGCGGCGTTGATGACGTGGAAGTGCGCACTCGTCGATGTGCCGTTCGGCGGCGCGAAGGGCGGCGTGCAGTGCGATCCCTCGCGGATGACCGAAGGCGAGTTGAACCGCCTTTCGCGGCGCTACATGCAGAACATTTCGCACATTCTCGGCGTCAGCCGCGATATTCCCGCGCCCGACATGGGCACGAACGCGCGCACCATGGCGTGGATGATGGACGCCTACGGCTCGGCGCATGGCTACGCGCCGGCGATCGTCACGGGCAAGCCGGTCGAGCTGGGCGGGTCGTATGGACGCGAGTCCGCGACCGGACGCGGCGTCATGCTGGTGACGCGCGCCTTCTGCGCCGATGCCGGCATGGACCCGCGCGATGTCACGGTCGTCGTGCAGGGTTTCGGCAACGTCGGATCGTGGACGGCGCTGCTCGCGCACGCGTGGGGCTTTCGCGTCACCGGCGTCGGCGACCTGCGCGGCGCCATCGCCGACGCGCGCGGCATCGACGTGCCGGCGCTCGTCGCGCATCTCGATGCCGGTTCGCCGATAACGTCGTTTCCGGGCGCAGAGCCTATCGAAGACGCGTCGGCGCTGCTCGCGTTGCCGTGTGACGTGCTGATCCCCGCCGCGACCGGCGAGGTCATCGACGCGGCGAACGCCGGCGATGTGCGGGCGCGCCTGATCGTCGAGGCGGCAAACCACCCGATCACGCTCGACGGCGACGCTGTCCTCGCCGAGCGCGGCATCACGGTCATTCCGGACATCCTGGCGAACGCGGGCGGCGTCATCGTGTCGTACTTCGAGTGGACGCAGAACATCCAGCAGTTCCGCTGGACGGAAACGCGCGTGAACGAAGAACTCGAGCAGCGCATCGTCGCGGCGTACGGCCAGGTGCGCGATGCCGCTTCGAACGGGACTTCGTGGCGCGATGCGGCGTTCGCGATCGCCGTCGAGCGCGTCGCGCGCGCGATTCGCCTGCGCGCGTTCGTGTAG